In Macaca mulatta isolate MMU2019108-1 chromosome 16, T2T-MMU8v2.0, whole genome shotgun sequence, the sequence GTCTCTGTCCTGGGGCAATTGCTTCTCCCTCCTGGATAGTCAGGGGAGAGTGTCACCTTGACAGAGGGGTTTACAGTCACCATTGTCACCACCAGAGGGCAGCAGCCAGCCAGACCTTTGCTCCTCTCCAGGTCTTGTCTCCTGGCTCTCTGTATCTTTCCAAATCTTGTCCCAGCTGCCTCTGGTCTCACGCAACCCCAGGAGCACAGGTGGGAGAGTAGAGAGGCACTGGAAGTTGTAGGTGGTATCCTTTGCCGCTCTCTTAGTGAAGTCCCCAAGAGGTGAAACCCAGTCCCCAAAGCCACACCAAAGTCTAGCCAAGATTTCAACCTGACTCTCCCGTCTGACTACCGGACCCCTGACAGCACCAGGGAGGCCATTCCCAGATCACCTGTGAGACCTGACTAGGGGTCCCAGACCCCAGCTATGGTATAGTAAGCTTTGGTCATCTTCCTTTTTGAGGGCACGAGGAAGGCAAAGCTGCGGTCAAGCGTTCACGAAACAGTCTATGCCCCCTGTAAACAGCGTGGCTGGttagttaacctctctgagcccttcTCATTGGCTGAATTTATGACTAATGAGTAGTGAGAGAATATGAGTAAAGGTGGTTTGTAAACTATGATGTGTCAAACACATTTAAGGGACAATGATGATACTAGAGAAAAAACACTGGACTCAGGCTCAGATGTGGGTTTGAGATCGGTCTGCCATTTACAGTGGGTGACTTTTTGGAAAGTCAGTTAACTTCTCTGGGTCTCCGATACCATCTGAAACCTCTCTAGAGTTGTAGGTGCTGGGCCTATTTGAGGGATTGTTTTTGCTAAGACCCTGGGAGTGCCTCCTGTGGCTCAGCAGAAGGACCAGGGCCAGGTGGGTATTCCTAGTGGAAGCAAAGGCAGCTGACTGGGCACCCTCAAATGACCTTTTGTGGTTGTCAGGAACGTTTGACGACGGCTGGAGGCCAACAGAGTCCCTACAGGTGGTGCCCACGGTAATGCACCGACAATGAGTGGCTGTTTTCCAGTTTCTGGCCTCCGCTGCCTATCTAGGGTAAGTGGGTCCCTCTGGGGGTCTCCTAGGATGAGGCCTCAGCCCCCAGTTTTCCATCACCTTTCCATAGGGCCTTGGGAGAGGCCCTATCCAGCCCATTTTAGGTTTACCCTCACCTCTACTGGAGCTTCATGATTTCCTAGAAGCTTCCATCCCAGGTGTGGGGTCCTGATGCTTTATATCTGCAATTTGAAGGATCCTGGGCCACCGAAATGCCCACTGGATGTTGATGAGACCATAGGGTGACTCTAGGGATGAGGTGGAAGGGACAGCTTGGTTAGGACAGCAGATAGTCCATCGAAATCCCAGCCCTGAAATGAGGAGCTTGGGCTTCTGTTTCACAAGGTGTGCCAGGCCATAAGCACCCCAGGAATATGAGAGAGGGGTTTAGGAAGAAACCAGAAAGAGGAACAATCCCATCTCAATTAACTGGGGTGGGAGCTGGGCGGGAGAAAAGCAGTGTGTGGGTATCTGGAAGCTGCACATCACCTGCTCACTGCCCCTCTGCGCCTCTCACACACTGGCAGGCAAAGGTGATGGAGACTTGCTGCTGAGGGCTCTTGCTGCCTCCATTGCTTGCCTTTCCTTGTGCCCTGACATGTCCCCTGTTGTCCTCTGTCCTCTCCCTTGCTGCCTACTACCCTCCCGTCCAACATGACTCTGGCCCAAGGTCTCCACTTCCTGGAACTCCCCTATCCCTACCCCTACTCTGTCTTCCTGTCCAGCAGTCTGTCTCCAAGATCCCCTAGCATGATTTCCTTTCAGCCCTCTCCTCCATACCCCTTAAGTCCCCACTACCTGGCCCTTCCCACTCCTCTGCCTTTTCAGCCACTGctgctctctctcttctcccttacCTGTCTCCCAGGTATGTCGTGGCCTGGTGCGGGAGGCTCTTACCTCCCCAAGCCCCACTGCTTCTCCTGCTGCCCGCTTGCTTCGGACTCTGGCAGAAACCCCACCCGCTGACACGTTCCTCCTGGGGAATTGGCAAGTGATTAGTGATGAGCTGTCAGCACAGGGCCCTCAAACTCCCTGGAGAAGCTGTGCCCCATCCCTAGACCTCTGTCCAGTGCCATTGGGCTGGAAGCAGCTCCCAGAGAGCCATAGATTCCCCACAGCCCAAAAGTTGAATGGGGAAGCCGGTCCAGTTGGGTGGATGGGTGGTTTCCCTTGACTGCCTCAGGGAATGAGGAAGGGGAGAGTTCCCACCACCCTCTCTTGATCCACACGAACAACAGGGGCCACTGGAAGTCTCCAAAACAGTCCAGTTCAAACCTCCCCAAAGTGGTGATCCTCGGAAGCTGCTCTTCCCTTCTTTTGACCCTTGTTAAGCCCCATTGGTCCCTGATGAGAGTACCGAAAACAGGTGCCGGGAAGCCCTCTGGGCATAAACCCCGGTGCAGTTAAGTAAGAGGTGCCACTGGGGTAGTCAGGGAAGGCTGGGGATAGAGGTGGTGGCATTGGGTACTCCTCCCAGCTTAACCAGACTTGGGTCCTCCTCAGGTCTTGGATGTGCCAGCACCTCTGGCCGTGGCCCGCTAACCAGCCTCTCCCGGGCGGGCTCCTGCCGCGCCCCCTCTCGcttgctccctcctcctcctcctcctgctgctctccCCCCTGCTCCCAGGACGGCGGGATGGCTGCGCAGGGTGCGCCGCGCTTCCTCCTGACCTTCGACTTCGACGAGACTATCGTGGACGAAAACAGCGACGATTCCATTGTGCGCGCCGCGCCAGGCCAGCGGCTCCCGGAGAGCCTGCGAGCCACCTACCGCGAGGGCTTTTACAACGAGTACATGCAGCGCGTCTTCAAGTACCTGGGCGAGCAGGGTGTGCGACCGCGGGACTTGCGTGCCATCTACGAAGCCATCCCTTTGTCGCCAGGCATGGGCGACCTGCTGCAGTTTGTGGCTAAACAGGGCGCCTGCTTCGAGGTGATTCTCATCTCCGATGCCAACACCTTTGGCGTGGAGAGCGCGCTGCGCGCCGCCGGCCACCACAGCCTGTTCCGCCGTATCCTCAGCAACCCATCAGGGCCGGATGCGCGGGGACTGCTGGCTCTGCGGCCGTTCCACACACACAGCTGCACGCGATGCCCCGCCAACATGTGCAAGCACAAGGTGCTCAGCGACTACCTGCGCGAGCGGGCCCACGATGGCGTGCACTTCGAGCGCCTCTTCTACGTGGGCGACGGCGCCAACGACTTCTGCCCCATGGGGCTGCTGGCGGGCGGCGACGTGGCCTTCCCACGCCGCGGCTACCCCATGCACCGCCTCATTCAGGAGGCCCAGAAGGCCGAGCCCAGCTCGTTCCGTGCCAGCGTGGTGCCCTGGGAAACGGCCGCCGACGTGCGCCTCCACCTGCAACAGGTGCTGAAGTCGTGCTGAGTCTGGCCGCCTGCAGGGGGGCACCCTGGCCAACGGCGGAGGGGGCGGGGAAGGGGGATTCGGGAAAGACAAAGTTAGTTTTACTACTCCCTTTTCCCTTTGGCTTTGCTATGTCCCTCCGGGAATTTCTGGAATCTCGTCTTTAGGGGCTTGGGGAAGGGGGCTCAGAGCCGTCCCTATCTATGCAGTTAACCCACCTCGGCTGCCTCCCCCGCTCCACTGCGCACGGTTGAGTTCTGGAGTCTGACCCATCGCGGGGTGGCGCGCAAACCTTGGAAGGCAGCAGTGTTTCCTGGTCCTACCAACTGGGAGGAAGGGGCTCCCTGGCAGGTGAGAGAAGGAACATCTCCCGCCGCTGTAACTGTTGCCTCGGGCTGCGTGACTGCCCCCCCTCCAGTCTGCTGTGGAGGGAACCCAGGATCCTGAAATTCTCCTGGCCACAAGGACTCCCCACGGACAGAAGAGGGTCTCCACCTATGGCCCTAGGCCTTTGCGATCTTGCTTCACCCAACGCGACCCCACACTATTTCTGTGCTGTCTACACCCTCTTGCCTCCCGACCTCCGCACTCCCTTCTAGCACCCCCAACGGAAAAGCCAGAGGGAACAATCGCCTCCTGGTGGTGGTACGAGGTAGCGCACCGTCCGGCCCGGGTCCTGCCAGCCAATAACCTCGCAGCGTGTGACGGTGTCTCCTTGCACCCCAGCCTCATCTATGCAGCAAGAGACCAGGGACTTTACCAAAGTCACCCTTGCGGGCTGGGCCCTCCACGCATCCCCCTCCCAACCCCCATGGAACAGAAAGCCATGATGTTTTTAAGCAGAACCAGCGAAACCCAAGCCCCTCCTTCCTCTGGTGTTTTACAACTATAAAGGAGGTGAAGGGGGAAGAAATGACTGAGATCTCTGGCGCGTCAGTCTGAGTTGAGAGTGAGGTGCTCTAGGAGAGTCCCGCTTAAGTCAGGGAGATGGTTCCCACTCTTGGGCAAGTGCCCAGCCACATATgaacacatcacacacacagcaAGCAATGGGCAAAAGAACAAGTTGCAGTCAATGGCTGCAGAGGGGTGTCTGGGGTCCAATGTGGGCTGCACTTTGTGGGTACTGAGGGAATGGGAAGATGCTGCTTCTGGGGCAGCTGGTGGGTTGGAGGTTGGGGGCTGTAATTAGCAGCAGCCTTAGAATTGGGATGCCTTTCAATCCCTCCTGGCCCCTTATCTCCGTGGGGCAGTCACAGGACGTCATCCATTTTATTCAAAGTTGAGACTTGCAGCAGGAGACCCTGCCCTGCATGGAGTAGGGGTCCTCTGTTGACAAACTTCTTGGTTTCCAGCTCTTCCCCATCTGCAACAGGCCTCTGGGTAAGTTCTCTCTCCGCAGGACCCCTTCCCTCCACGATGGGAGGAGGGACAGAACACAGCTCACAGCCCAAGAGCTGGGCAGACCCAGTCCAGCCGTGACTGGAGCTGGTTTTGGCCTGGGGCTCATGAAACCCACTCAGTGCAGGCATCAGCTGCCCAGAGAGCCCTGGGCTGTCAGCAGCTGGGCTCCACATAGTTTCCGGGGAAGAATCCAGTCCCCTCTGAGCTGATGCCCTCGCACCAGCCATCGGAGTAGCGGCGAGTGACACAGATGACAGTGCCCTCAGAGAAGGAGAGCTCATTGTCCTTCTGGCCGATGTATGGGTACAGTGTCACCACTGCAGGGCAAGAGAAGAGGGTGCTGTGAGATATGCCTCTTGCCCtctcccccccccacccccaccgccaTGGGGATGCAGGGTCTCAAGTACTAGACTCTAGGGACCATCTTGAGGGGCTTCCAAGCCTTTAGGACCCCTCCCCAGCTTAGTTAATATTTAATACCAAGCCAGCTGCCCTCTCCCCAGTTCTGTTCTGAACTCAGTTCGTCAGAAAAATTGTGTAGGGAGCCCGGGGGATAGATTCACACCTTTGCAGAGGGAGGAGAATGGGGGTCAGGACAACAGAGGCAGAAGCTGGGAAGTGGGATCCGGTGCCCCTCAGTCCCAGAAGTCAGGTACCTTTCTCCAAGTATGAGGCAGGCACCCAGCTGGGCTCATCAGGCCCAAAGCCTGGTGGGGGTGGAGGCAGCCCTAATTCATCTCCATccaggggtggaggaggaggcaggtccAGTGGCAGGGGCAGCTCTTCGTCTTGGGGGAAAAGCAGAAAGGCTGTAAGTGTGGCACAGGAAGCTCCTTCAGTGTGTCAGGGATCTGCTCGAGAGCTGGGCCCCagaatccacccatctcagccaggcgcgttgggaggccaaggtgggcagatcacctgaggtcaggagttcgagaccagcctggccaacatgtgaaaccccatctctactaaaaatacaaaaattagctgc encodes:
- the PHOSPHO1 gene encoding phosphoethanolamine/phosphocholine phosphatase isoform X2; the encoded protein is MSGCFPVSGLRCLSRDGGMAAQGAPRFLLTFDFDETIVDENSDDSIVRAAPGQRLPESLRATYREGFYNEYMQRVFKYLGEQGVRPRDLRAIYEAIPLSPGMGDLLQFVAKQGACFEVILISDANTFGVESALRAAGHHSLFRRILSNPSGPDARGLLALRPFHTHSCTRCPANMCKHKVLSDYLRERAHDGVHFERLFYVGDGANDFCPMGLLAGGDVAFPRRGYPMHRLIQEAQKAEPSSFRASVVPWETAADVRLHLQQVLKSC
- the PHOSPHO1 gene encoding phosphoethanolamine/phosphocholine phosphatase isoform X3 translates to MAAQGAPRFLLTFDFDETIVDENSDDSIVRAAPGQRLPESLRATYREGFYNEYMQRVFKYLGEQGVRPRDLRAIYEAIPLSPGMGDLLQFVAKQGACFEVILISDANTFGVESALRAAGHHSLFRRILSNPSGPDARGLLALRPFHTHSCTRCPANMCKHKVLSDYLRERAHDGVHFERLFYVGDGANDFCPMGLLAGGDVAFPRRGYPMHRLIQEAQKAEPSSFRASVVPWETAADVRLHLQQVLKSC
- the PHOSPHO1 gene encoding phosphoethanolamine/phosphocholine phosphatase isoform X1 codes for the protein MCQHLWPWPANQPLPGGLLPRPLSLAPSSSSSCCSPPCSQDGGMAAQGAPRFLLTFDFDETIVDENSDDSIVRAAPGQRLPESLRATYREGFYNEYMQRVFKYLGEQGVRPRDLRAIYEAIPLSPGMGDLLQFVAKQGACFEVILISDANTFGVESALRAAGHHSLFRRILSNPSGPDARGLLALRPFHTHSCTRCPANMCKHKVLSDYLRERAHDGVHFERLFYVGDGANDFCPMGLLAGGDVAFPRRGYPMHRLIQEAQKAEPSSFRASVVPWETAADVRLHLQQVLKSC